One window of Eisenibacter elegans DSM 3317 genomic DNA carries:
- the ribH gene encoding 6,7-dimethyl-8-ribityllumazine synthase, with protein MASALKNLSEYSARNISDISQKKFGIVVAEWNDAITNKLLEGAYQTLLKHGAQESNILVQTVPGSFELSLGAQWLAQESDIDAVICLGCIIQGETRHFDFIAAAVAQGITAVSLKYNKPAVFGVLTPNTQAQAEDRAGGKHGNKGDEAAITAIKMLGFYPLSNA; from the coding sequence ATGGCCTCTGCACTCAAAAATCTCAGCGAATATTCTGCGCGCAACATCAGCGACATTAGTCAGAAAAAATTTGGTATCGTCGTGGCCGAATGGAACGATGCCATCACCAACAAACTCTTAGAAGGAGCCTACCAGACCTTACTCAAACACGGGGCACAGGAGAGCAACATCCTAGTCCAGACAGTACCCGGCAGCTTCGAGCTGTCGTTAGGGGCGCAATGGTTGGCACAAGAATCTGATATTGATGCAGTCATCTGTTTAGGTTGTATCATTCAGGGCGAAACCCGCCATTTCGACTTTATCGCCGCCGCCGTAGCCCAAGGCATTACAGCGGTGAGCTTGAAATACAACAAACCCGCCGTTTTCGGTGTACTCACCCCCAATACCCAAGCTCAAGCCGAAGACCGTGCCGGGGGCAAACACGGCAACAAGGGGGATGAGGCCGCCATCACCGCCATCAAAATGCTGGGATTTTATCCCCTTTCCAACGCATAA
- a CDS encoding YfgM family protein yields MAKNKQKGNQQLKEPKGNPSEIGIIENPDVLRERLLGPDNFFQKNRTAFIVIAAVALVAIVGTLIYTSMKGSQEAEADKQMFAAVYYFEADSLNKALNGDGNYLGFLDIIDNYPMSSSANLAHFYAGVAQLKLGKFDEAIKHLKKFSSKDLLLQARAYVLLGDAHLEKNQVDQAIDYYKKAAGYKPNKSFTPQYLMKLALAYELKGDQKSALSSYERIITEFPTAVEVTSAKKYKAKLEASTDK; encoded by the coding sequence ATGGCGAAAAATAAGCAAAAAGGCAATCAACAACTCAAAGAACCCAAAGGCAACCCCTCTGAGATTGGCATCATCGAAAACCCTGATGTATTGCGTGAGCGTCTCTTGGGGCCGGATAACTTTTTCCAAAAAAACCGTACCGCCTTCATCGTTATTGCTGCCGTAGCCTTGGTAGCCATTGTAGGTACACTCATTTATACATCTATGAAAGGCAGCCAAGAGGCTGAAGCCGACAAGCAAATGTTTGCGGCAGTATATTATTTTGAGGCTGATTCGCTCAACAAAGCCCTCAATGGAGATGGCAACTATCTTGGCTTCCTTGATATCATTGACAACTACCCTATGAGCAGTAGCGCAAACCTAGCCCACTTCTATGCAGGCGTGGCGCAACTCAAATTAGGTAAGTTTGATGAGGCTATCAAGCACCTCAAAAAATTCTCTTCCAAAGACCTACTCCTCCAAGCACGTGCCTATGTGTTGTTGGGAGATGCTCATCTGGAAAAAAATCAAGTAGACCAAGCCATCGACTACTACAAGAAAGCTGCAGGCTACAAGCCTAACAAAAGCTTTACTCCACAGTATTTGATGAAACTTGCTTTGGCCTATGAACTGAAGGGAGACCAAAAGTCTGCTCTCAGCAGCTATGAGCGTATTATCACCGAGTTCCCTACGGCTGTAGAGGTAACGAGCGCAAAGAAATACAAGGCCAAACTAGAGGCAAGTACCGACAAGTAG
- a CDS encoding glycosyltransferase family 2 protein: MSTPSTAVVILNYNGQPFLARFLPTVLAHTPPMLAHVIVADNASTDHSVAWLNTQHPEVRLITLLHNGGFAQGYNEALSQLEGQYQYYVLLNSDVATTPHWLDPLVAHLESHPTVAACQPKIKATHTPTHFEYAGAGGGWIDRWGYPFCRGRIFDTLEADEGQYDDTVPVFWASGAALCIRADCFHKIGGFDARFFAHMEEIDLCWRLQRQGYGIYYVGSSTVYHVGGGTLPKASPTKTYLNFRNNLAMLAKNLPTPQVYSILGGRLVLDAVAAARFATQGQWPMLRAVGRAYLHAYRQWRTWRRYAPTKKHPNSLHGYYPGSIVWQYFARGRRHFSQLAPKNQDIRH; this comes from the coding sequence GTGAGTACTCCCTCTACGGCTGTTGTGATTTTAAATTACAATGGCCAGCCTTTTTTAGCACGCTTTCTGCCCACAGTACTGGCCCACACACCTCCTATGTTGGCACATGTGATTGTAGCCGACAACGCCTCCACCGACCACTCCGTTGCATGGCTCAATACCCAGCACCCCGAAGTGCGGCTGATTACCCTGCTCCACAATGGGGGCTTTGCCCAAGGATACAACGAAGCCCTGAGCCAGCTCGAAGGACAGTACCAATACTATGTTTTGCTCAACTCCGATGTGGCTACTACTCCACACTGGCTCGACCCACTGGTAGCGCATCTCGAAAGCCACCCTACAGTAGCCGCTTGTCAGCCCAAAATCAAAGCCACACACACACCCACCCACTTTGAGTATGCCGGAGCCGGCGGCGGATGGATAGACCGCTGGGGGTATCCCTTTTGCCGTGGGCGCATTTTCGATACCCTCGAAGCCGACGAAGGGCAATATGACGATACCGTGCCGGTATTTTGGGCCAGCGGCGCAGCGCTTTGTATCCGAGCGGATTGTTTCCACAAAATAGGCGGCTTCGATGCGCGTTTTTTCGCCCATATGGAAGAGATTGATCTCTGTTGGCGGCTTCAACGCCAAGGATATGGCATTTACTATGTAGGTAGCAGCACTGTATACCACGTAGGTGGCGGCACACTGCCCAAGGCCAGCCCTACCAAAACTTACCTCAACTTCCGGAACAACCTCGCGATGTTGGCCAAAAACCTCCCCACGCCACAAGTATACAGCATACTAGGTGGTAGGCTGGTCTTAGATGCTGTGGCCGCAGCCCGATTTGCCACTCAAGGGCAGTGGCCTATGTTGCGCGCTGTCGGGCGTGCCTACCTACACGCCTACCGCCAATGGCGTACATGGAGGCGCTATGCCCCCACAAAAAAACACCCCAACTCACTACATGGATATTACCCGGGAAGCATCGTATGGCAGTATTTTGCCCGAGGCCGCCGGCACTTCAGCCAGTTAGCCCCTAAAAATCAAGACATTAGACATTGA
- a CDS encoding YbaB/EbfC family nucleoid-associated protein gives MFDFKNIMGKVKELQEKVEAARAELVNITAEAEAGAGMVKAVVNGKKQVVGLEIDESLLKPEEKEMLRDLTIAAINKAIEAVEEKAQEAMQQATSGLIDPNMMPPGFDFGGLK, from the coding sequence ATGTTTGATTTCAAGAATATTATGGGCAAGGTAAAAGAGCTTCAGGAAAAAGTAGAAGCCGCCCGCGCAGAGTTGGTCAACATCACCGCAGAGGCAGAAGCCGGTGCCGGAATGGTCAAAGCAGTGGTCAATGGCAAAAAACAAGTTGTCGGCCTCGAAATCGATGAAAGCCTGCTCAAGCCTGAGGAGAAGGAAATGCTCCGCGACCTGACCATTGCCGCCATCAACAAGGCCATAGAGGCCGTAGAAGAGAAAGCCCAAGAAGCAATGCAACAGGCTACCTCCGGCTTGATAGACCCCAATATGATGCCTCCGGGTTTTGATTTTGGGGGGCTGAAATAA
- a CDS encoding acyloxyacyl hydrolase, whose protein sequence is MMSLLRFLCFLAGFCSVAFALAAQERLKGTWVWEGEYATGFSLVDPAFTVHLQSTPKMAELRLLHSTDGSAPWQQAYHQPRYGLSLTYFDFGQPLLGQGLALMLNGNFKMFKGLRQNGLRGIFSGGIGWVSERYERIGNYKNVMFGSHLNAAFSMRLVYEHRLFGDTRGYIGLGLTHLSNGATRLPNRGINIAALHTGLSIGTEAPRQAHAQETPIPPIHAPFLARWHWEGSLSGGWVEQYPTEGNKYAMFSLNNYLSRHLSPRLKAHAGLELLHHRMYRSYHRAFEVEVWSPWRLSTVVGIELLLGRFGIMVQPGIYLYKPHPFDDAWYQRYGWKYYFHPNSFGYFGLRTQEGSVDHLEFGIGWRL, encoded by the coding sequence ATGATGAGTTTGCTACGTTTTTTATGCTTTTTGGCAGGGTTTTGCAGTGTTGCTTTTGCCCTAGCAGCCCAGGAGCGCCTGAAAGGCACTTGGGTTTGGGAGGGCGAATATGCCACCGGATTTAGCCTAGTAGACCCTGCCTTTACTGTACACTTACAAAGTACTCCTAAAATGGCCGAGCTGCGCCTCTTGCACAGCACCGACGGCAGCGCCCCTTGGCAACAAGCCTATCACCAACCTCGGTATGGCTTGAGCCTGACCTATTTTGATTTTGGCCAACCCTTGCTCGGGCAGGGCTTGGCCTTGATGTTGAACGGAAATTTTAAAATGTTTAAAGGCCTACGGCAAAATGGCCTACGGGGTATTTTTAGCGGTGGTATCGGGTGGGTATCAGAGCGCTACGAGCGCATAGGCAATTACAAAAATGTGATGTTTGGCAGCCATCTCAATGCGGCCTTCAGCATGCGGCTGGTGTATGAACACCGGCTTTTTGGAGACACCCGTGGCTATATCGGTCTGGGGCTGACACACCTCTCCAACGGAGCCACACGCCTACCCAACCGAGGTATCAATATTGCAGCCCTACACACCGGCCTATCCATCGGTACAGAAGCTCCACGACAAGCTCACGCCCAAGAAACCCCTATCCCTCCCATACACGCCCCCTTCTTAGCGCGGTGGCATTGGGAAGGCTCTCTCAGTGGCGGATGGGTAGAGCAATACCCTACCGAAGGGAACAAATATGCGATGTTTAGCCTAAACAATTACCTCAGTCGACACCTCAGCCCCCGCCTCAAAGCACACGCAGGCCTAGAGCTGCTACACCACCGGATGTACCGCAGTTATCATAGGGCTTTTGAAGTGGAGGTTTGGTCGCCGTGGCGTTTGAGTACTGTGGTGGGCATTGAACTACTTTTGGGGCGTTTTGGGATTATGGTACAGCCCGGTATCTATCTCTACAAACCACACCCCTTTGATGATGCTTGGTACCAACGCTATGGTTGGAAATATTATTTCCACCCCAATAGCTTTGGCTATTTCGGCCTGCGTACACAAGAGGGAAGTGTAGACCATCTGGAGTTTGGTATTGGCTGGAGGCTATAG
- a CDS encoding VPS10 domain-containing protein — protein MHSPLSTFKLWAVGLWLALHGGLAVGHAQSTEAELLAAAKASAAMRQQSMLKHYPVRSVGPTVMGGRVVDLDWHPSDPNTYYVAYASGGVFKTTNNGGTFEPIFDNQERLTIGDIAVSPADPQVIWVGTGENNSSRSSYAGLGVYRSTDGGNTWTHTGLYNTQHIGRIVAHPTDPNTAWVASIGALYTKNKERGIYKTTDGGKTWTQTLFVNEDTGVIDLVVNPKNPDQLLAGAWQRHRLAWDFEENGPGSGIYASSDGGNTWSKRLDGLPNTQHMGRIGLDVCATQPNVVYMILDNQQATQKERKPDTRLPFTPQALSTMSVAQALAKSNQEWETFLRTLRYPAKYTADRVKQDLQAGRYTPKQVANYFSNANDALFDTDVVGAEVYRSDDFGQTWRKTHQEPLEGVYFTYGYYFGQVRVDPNDANRLYIFGVPSLESADGGKTWAEMAPYSQSGVHVDHHVLLINPKNSNHLILGNDGGLYVSYDRGQHFDHLNNVAVGQFYTVTVDMETPYNIYGGLQDNGVYFGSSKSVPKRSKDWESLMGGDGMYVQVDPRDANLVYTGYQFGNYYRLRKDRSEFEYITPKHEIGEAPLRFNWRTPLLISKHNPDILYIAAQRVYRSVNRGADWQAISNDLTQDRSTGDVPFSTISSLAESPLVFGLLYAGTDDGRLHVSRNGGADWQELGNGLPKDRWVSSIFPSPHAESTVFVTFTGYRNDDITAYLYRSDDYGQSWTSLKGNLPDEAVNILIQDPVNPNLLYLGTDQGAYLSWDGGKGWHNIAGDFPNVATYDLIVHPRENELVIATHGRSIYVMDVKPFQSLKPYVAIVVYPAADIRFDERWGTKPRSYSPVITPELTWMFYLGQTGQRIRAQILDKDGKELRNWTIDSPQPGFQHTSWNLKTNKDNYVGKGTYTLRLSAGTQQAETTVEVK, from the coding sequence ATGCACTCACCTCTATCTACTTTCAAGCTTTGGGCTGTAGGACTCTGGTTGGCGCTACATGGCGGGTTGGCCGTTGGCCATGCCCAAAGTACCGAAGCCGAACTACTGGCGGCTGCCAAAGCCTCGGCAGCGATGCGCCAACAATCAATGTTGAAGCACTATCCCGTACGCAGTGTGGGGCCTACCGTGATGGGTGGGCGTGTGGTAGACCTCGACTGGCACCCCTCTGACCCCAATACCTACTATGTGGCCTATGCCTCGGGTGGGGTATTCAAGACAACCAACAACGGTGGTACTTTTGAGCCTATTTTCGACAATCAGGAGCGCCTCACCATCGGCGACATTGCCGTATCGCCGGCAGACCCACAGGTGATTTGGGTAGGTACTGGCGAAAACAACAGCAGCCGCTCTAGCTATGCCGGATTGGGCGTGTACCGCAGTACTGATGGGGGCAATACGTGGACACATACCGGCCTTTACAACACCCAACACATCGGGCGTATCGTAGCACACCCTACCGACCCCAACACGGCTTGGGTGGCCAGTATCGGGGCTTTGTATACCAAAAATAAAGAACGTGGTATCTACAAAACCACGGATGGAGGCAAAACTTGGACACAGACCCTGTTTGTGAATGAAGATACGGGGGTGATAGACCTTGTGGTCAATCCCAAAAACCCCGACCAACTGTTGGCCGGCGCTTGGCAGCGCCACCGTCTGGCTTGGGATTTTGAGGAAAATGGCCCGGGGTCGGGCATCTACGCCTCTAGCGATGGGGGCAATACGTGGAGCAAACGCCTCGATGGTCTGCCCAATACCCAACATATGGGGCGTATAGGGCTGGATGTGTGTGCCACACAGCCCAATGTAGTGTACATGATTTTGGACAATCAACAAGCCACCCAAAAAGAACGCAAGCCCGACACAAGGCTGCCTTTCACCCCGCAGGCCTTGTCGACGATGAGTGTAGCGCAAGCTCTTGCCAAGAGCAACCAAGAGTGGGAGACTTTCCTCCGCACCCTGCGCTATCCGGCCAAGTATACCGCCGACCGTGTCAAACAAGACCTTCAAGCGGGGCGCTATACTCCCAAGCAGGTAGCCAATTATTTCAGCAATGCCAATGACGCGCTTTTTGATACCGACGTAGTAGGAGCAGAGGTGTACCGCTCCGACGATTTTGGGCAAACATGGCGCAAGACACACCAAGAACCGCTCGAAGGTGTGTATTTTACCTATGGTTACTATTTTGGGCAAGTACGGGTAGACCCCAACGATGCCAACCGACTCTACATATTTGGTGTGCCTAGCCTAGAGTCTGCCGACGGCGGTAAAACTTGGGCAGAGATGGCTCCTTATAGCCAGAGCGGCGTACACGTTGACCACCACGTGCTGCTCATCAACCCCAAGAACAGTAATCACCTGATTTTGGGCAACGACGGCGGGCTTTATGTCAGCTATGACCGTGGCCAACACTTTGACCACCTCAACAACGTTGCCGTAGGGCAGTTTTACACCGTTACTGTCGATATGGAAACACCCTACAATATCTACGGTGGGCTACAAGACAACGGCGTTTACTTTGGCTCTTCGAAGTCTGTGCCTAAGCGCAGCAAAGACTGGGAGTCGTTGATGGGCGGCGACGGAATGTATGTACAGGTAGACCCTCGCGATGCTAACTTGGTGTACACCGGCTATCAGTTTGGCAATTACTATCGCCTACGCAAAGACCGCAGCGAGTTTGAGTACATCACACCCAAGCACGAAATTGGCGAAGCCCCGCTGCGTTTCAACTGGCGCACTCCTTTGCTGATTAGCAAACATAACCCTGACATCCTCTACATTGCCGCTCAGCGCGTATACCGGTCCGTAAACCGAGGTGCCGACTGGCAGGCTATCAGCAACGACCTGACACAAGACCGCTCTACGGGTGATGTGCCCTTCTCGACCATCAGTAGCCTGGCCGAATCACCTTTGGTGTTTGGCTTGCTCTATGCTGGCACAGACGATGGCCGCCTACACGTCAGCCGCAATGGTGGCGCTGATTGGCAAGAGCTGGGCAATGGCCTCCCCAAAGACCGATGGGTGAGCAGTATATTCCCTTCGCCACACGCTGAGAGTACTGTGTTTGTAACCTTTACCGGATACCGCAACGACGATATCACGGCCTACCTTTACCGCTCCGATGATTATGGTCAGAGCTGGACTTCGCTCAAGGGCAACCTCCCCGACGAGGCTGTCAATATCTTGATTCAAGACCCCGTAAACCCCAACCTACTATACCTCGGCACAGACCAAGGCGCATACCTCAGCTGGGATGGTGGCAAAGGATGGCACAACATCGCAGGCGACTTCCCCAACGTAGCCACCTATGACCTCATCGTACACCCGCGTGAAAACGAGTTGGTAATCGCCACTCACGGGCGCAGCATCTATGTGATGGATGTGAAACCCTTCCAGTCGCTCAAGCCCTATGTAGCCATCGTGGTATATCCAGCCGCTGACATCCGCTTCGATGAGCGTTGGGGAACAAAGCCCCGTAGCTATAGCCCCGTCATTACTCCGGAGCTGACTTGGATGTTCTACCTTGGGCAAACAGGCCAACGCATCCGAGCACAGATTTTGGATAAGGACGGCAAAGAGTTGCGTAATTGGACGATTGACAGCCCACAGCCGGGCTTCCAACATACTAGCTGGAACCTCAAAACCAATAAGGACAACTACGTAGGCAAGGGTACTTATACCCTACGTCTGAGCGCAGGCACTCAACAAGCCGAAACAACTGTAGAAGTCAAGTAA
- a CDS encoding HRDC domain-containing protein: MKVKVFHIRLTKENLQSDQDSLNNFLDSVTVKKTATELINGQPNFWSILVFYDGQKIEKQEKTSDKISITDESKLTDEEKRIFKSLRQWRQDKASQLNIPNFMVCHNTELLTIAKIKPQTLDELSKIKGFGGRKIAKFGYDIIAVLNSI; this comes from the coding sequence ATGAAAGTAAAAGTTTTTCATATCAGACTTACAAAAGAGAACTTACAAAGTGACCAAGACAGCTTGAACAACTTCTTGGACAGCGTGACAGTTAAAAAGACTGCAACCGAACTCATAAACGGACAGCCTAACTTTTGGTCTATTTTAGTTTTTTATGACGGCCAAAAAATAGAGAAACAAGAAAAAACTTCGGACAAAATCTCAATAACAGACGAGAGCAAACTAACAGACGAAGAGAAAAGAATTTTTAAATCTCTAAGACAGTGGCGACAGGACAAAGCATCACAACTTAACATCCCAAACTTTATGGTTTGCCACAACACAGAACTTTTGACAATTGCCAAAATTAAACCTCAGACATTAGACGAACTTTCAAAAATTAAAGGGTTTGGCGGACGGAAAATTGCAAAATTTGGATATGATATAATCGCTGTTTTAAATTCTATTTAA
- a CDS encoding DNA adenine methylase, whose product MGEQLTIFEKATVKKQQTQVVNVASVPQRSPFRYPGGKTWLIPTVREWLRQDNNKKSLIEPFAGGGIVSLTAAFENLADHITMVELDEEVSAVWEIILSGKNEWLADRILNFELSHENVNKELSNPNKEIKDIAFCTILKNRVFHGGIIAKGSGMLKNGENGKGIASRWYAKTLADRIRAINFVKHKIQFLQTDAFKVIERNSDNKNAYFFIDPPYTIAGKRLYTYFNIDHEQLFYLTSKIQGKFMLTYDDTEEIRVLANKYHLAFRTIPMKTTHHLEKNEIIISDNFDWWTRTTGANSGLV is encoded by the coding sequence ATGGGTGAGCAATTAACTATATTTGAAAAAGCTACAGTTAAAAAACAGCAAACGCAAGTTGTCAATGTTGCATCTGTTCCGCAAAGAAGCCCTTTTCGTTATCCGGGTGGAAAGACTTGGTTAATACCTACTGTTAGAGAATGGCTTCGTCAAGACAACAACAAAAAGAGTTTAATTGAACCGTTTGCGGGTGGTGGTATTGTTAGCTTGACAGCCGCATTTGAAAATCTTGCTGACCATATAACGATGGTTGAGTTAGACGAAGAAGTTTCAGCAGTTTGGGAAATAATCCTTAGCGGTAAAAATGAATGGCTTGCTGACAGAATTTTAAATTTTGAACTATCACACGAAAACGTAAACAAGGAACTTAGTAATCCAAACAAAGAAATTAAAGACATTGCTTTTTGCACCATTCTTAAAAACAGAGTTTTTCACGGTGGTATTATTGCCAAAGGTTCTGGAATGCTTAAAAACGGAGAGAATGGAAAAGGTATTGCTTCGAGATGGTATGCAAAAACGCTTGCCGACAGAATTAGAGCAATAAACTTCGTCAAACATAAAATTCAATTCCTTCAGACAGACGCTTTCAAAGTAATTGAGCGAAACAGCGACAATAAAAACGCTTATTTTTTTATAGATCCGCCATACACTATCGCAGGTAAACGGCTTTATACATATTTCAACATAGACCACGAACAACTTTTTTACTTGACATCCAAAATTCAGGGGAAGTTTATGTTGACATATGACGACACAGAAGAAATCAGAGTATTAGCAAACAAATACCATTTAGCTTTCCGAACAATACCAATGAAAACGACACATCATTTGGAGAAGAACGAAATAATTATTTCCGACAACTTTGACTGGTGGACAAGAACAACTGGTGCTAACAGCGGTTTGGTGTAA
- a CDS encoding NotI family restriction endonuclease has translation MFHNNNPVITCPTRFREDWLIIENAAKFAFDEKTKWTSLSEIKLLDKNGQSAGNIDFVLVAYNDKGQLIDFASLEVQGVYISGNLRNPFDSYINKPTSKFAWTTGYNSPKPDYLSSSRKRLIPQMLYKGGIFQTWKKKQTVALQKSFFDTLPKLPTVSKEKADIAWFLYDLVLDKETNQYNLTLVETVYTDFEAALFRVTTPEPGKLEDFINILQDRLDERLEGYSPDTPSLTDIISS, from the coding sequence GTGTTTCATAACAATAATCCTGTAATCACTTGCCCGACAAGGTTTCGTGAAGACTGGTTGATAATCGAAAATGCTGCAAAATTTGCTTTTGACGAAAAAACCAAATGGACATCACTTTCTGAAATTAAATTACTTGACAAGAATGGGCAATCGGCTGGCAACATTGACTTTGTTTTAGTTGCATATAACGACAAGGGACAGCTTATTGACTTTGCTTCTCTTGAAGTTCAAGGTGTTTACATATCTGGTAATCTTCGTAATCCATTTGACAGTTACATAAACAAACCGACAAGTAAATTCGCTTGGACAACTGGTTACAACTCACCAAAGCCTGACTATCTTTCTTCTTCAAGGAAGCGATTAATCCCGCAAATGCTTTACAAAGGCGGGATTTTCCAAACTTGGAAAAAGAAACAAACAGTCGCTTTACAAAAATCTTTCTTTGACACGTTACCGAAATTACCCACAGTCAGTAAAGAGAAAGCAGATATTGCTTGGTTTTTATATGACTTGGTTCTTGACAAAGAAACCAATCAATATAACCTAACTTTGGTTGAAACAGTTTACACGGACTTTGAAGCGGCATTGTTTAGAGTTACAACCCCTGAACCTGGAAAATTGGAAGATTTTATCAATATTCTTCAGGACAGGCTTGATGAAAGATTAGAAGGCTATTCGCCTGATACACCAAGTTTAACCGATATAATCAGCAGTTAA
- a CDS encoding YnfA family protein has protein sequence MKDIIIFISAAFFEIFGCFAFWSYVRTNKSFYWLIPGVFSLIIFAYLLTKVQTEFAGRAYAIYGGIYIVASLLWLYFVEHNTPDKWDIIGASVCIVGAMIILFMPR, from the coding sequence ATGAAAGACATAATCATATTTATATCAGCGGCATTCTTTGAAATCTTTGGATGTTTTGCTTTTTGGTCATATGTTAGAACCAACAAGTCTTTCTATTGGTTAATTCCGGGAGTATTTTCACTAATCATTTTTGCCTACTTATTGACAAAAGTCCAAACTGAATTTGCTGGACGAGCATATGCTATTTACGGTGGAATATATATTGTTGCTTCGTTACTATGGCTTTATTTTGTAGAACACAACACGCCTGACAAGTGGGATATTATCGGTGCAAGTGTTTGTATTGTTGGAGCAATGATAATTTTATTTATGCCACGATAA